In Glycine soja cultivar W05 chromosome 10, ASM419377v2, whole genome shotgun sequence, the genomic stretch CTTTTCAGCAATACAAGGCTTACCATTCAGCCAAGCAGAGCATATTCTGAATGTCAATACCTTTAACTGCAACTACATTTTGGCAACAACGAAGAAGAGAGAACACCGTGTATTTCCGTTCATACCCACACacattatttaatacttttgcAGTTTATGACATTTGATGAATGACCAAAAAGAAGCAAGCTATGCCATATTATGCAAGTACACATACAATAAAAGATCTATTGGAACAGCTGGACAATGTCTTGTTTAGTTTACATGAATTTTTCAGTTTTCATTTGGAAACAGTTCCAACACAAGTTAGGGAAAGAGCAGACACTCAGCGCACTCAAATTCAATATATTTGAAAGAATGTATGTTAGGGAGGTTAGCAAAAAAATGTTAAGATGAATCACAATATCATTTAAAACACAGCAAGATTAAACAGGTTGATTTTCACAAAACAGTGTATCAGTTATATCTAAACATTTTTCCATATTAATCCAGAAAACGTCAATCTTCATTACCTGATTTTCTTGAGTCTCTCGAGATCATCCCTGAGCTTCATATCAAGAGCATTAGACACAACTTGAGAGTATTTGCCATCCTTGTAATCCTTCTTTCTGTTCAAAAACCAGTTTGGGATCTTGAACTGCCTAGGGTTCGCCACCACAGTCATCACACTGTCCAACTCAGCAGCAGTCAACTCACCAGCCCTGACAAACAAAAATCCCAATTTCAACAATAACCACAAAAATGTGCGAATTAACGAGCAATTGAactcaaccaataaaaaaaagcacCTTTTGTTCATGTCAACATCAGCCTTCTTGCAAGCGATGTTGGCGAATCTCCTTCCAATACCCTTGATGGAGGTCATTGCGAACATTATCTTCTGCTTCCCATCCACGTTGGTGTTCAGCACACGCAGAATGTGCTGGAAATCCTCGTTCGCCACCAGAGACtgcaacacacacaaaaaaagaaatcagTTATCGATTAAGGGTTCCTCAAAATAGAATCCTTTTATTGTTCAATCAACGTTGTGAAGGGAGAGGTGCAATAAAATAATGGGAGCGCACCATTTTCTGACGAGGAAGTGTTGTTGTTGGAGGGTTACGCCGCCGACGATGCTGTTGTAGCTGGCTGATTGAGGATCTGAAACTCTAATATAGTGTGCTGCGACTGCGCTAGGGTTTTGTTGTGTGCGCCACTGAGAACGACGTCGTTTAAGTTAGGGAATTTTTGGGCTTGGTCTGCTCCGTTGGCCCATTTCTGACCTGGTTTTgggctttcttttcttctttcttaaaaaaaataagacaaatttaattttgttccattattttttaaaatttaaaattttgatttctttaatttttattttaaattttcattattaatttaaaaaaatccaaaattttaattctcataattaaattaaattctgtttaatttttttctaaattaatccTAAAAACagctaaataattaaaaaaaattgtgacatgactaataaaaatacatatgttAGTCCATGTTAATCAAATACTTagattaatatttgaaattaatgaaagatactaaaattataacttttttgtgGTTAAATTCCATATTTAGTCTCCTTGACTTTTCAATTTTACATTTTGATCCCTCTCATATTTTATTGTAACATTTGATTCATTGGTTTTcagattttgtgattttgattcttCAATTAATTTCAAAGCATTGAAGGTTAAG encodes the following:
- the LOC114372648 gene encoding 40S ribosomal protein S18-like, producing MSLVANEDFQHILRVLNTNVDGKQKIMFAMTSIKGIGRRFANIACKKADVDMNKRAGELTAAELDSVMTVVANPRQFKIPNWFLNRKKDYKDGKYSQVVSNALDMKLRDDLERLKKIRNHRGLRHYWGLRVRGQHTKTTGRRGKTVGVSKKR